In Deinococcus reticulitermitis, the DNA window GTAGAGCAGGCTCGGTTGAAGGTGCTTATTGCCTAACCAGCGCTGAAAGCGGCGTTCGCTGCTCTGCGCGAACGCTGCGCGGGAGTGGACGTAAGGGAGCCAGAAGGAGGGTGTGCTGCGTCTGGAGAGCAGCATTCCCGTGACCATCCAGGCGAGGGTATGGACGTTGCGAACGTCATTCCACAGCCCCCCCTGGAGATGAGGGAGGATGGCTTGGTAGAGTCGTGGGGCGTCCCCGGTGGCATTTTCGGTCTTCACAAACAGAAAGTGTCCCCTACCGGGGACGCTTTCTCATAATTTCTGTCAGGCGGTCAGGGGCGGGTCCTCTGGTCCCGTCATGCGGCGAACTCGGGAAAGTCGAGAAGAGGGGGCCCGACCATGCCGTCCGAGTTTAGCCTGGAATCAGCTTCGGCTCATCATCATTCAGATGAGAATCTTTCCGCCCCTTACAGTTACCGTCCAGGCCGCGCCGGCTCGGATCCCGCTCTCTGGAGCAGAGACGACGCGCGCGGCTCAGGGCAGCGGGAACTCCGAGACAAACGCATGCACTTCCGCCTTCACCGCCTCACCCTTAAGCGCCCGGTCGATCAGGTCCGCGATCACCGGCATATGCGCCTCGGTCATGCCGCGGGTGGTGACGGCGGGCGTGCCGATGCGGATACCGCCGCCGTGCAGGATCTTCTCGGTGTCGTAGGGCAGCGTGGACTTGGAGATGGTGATGTGGTTGGCGTCGAGGCGCCGGGTCGCCTTGGTTCCGTTGAGGCCCTGGGGACGCAAATCCAGCACGAACAGGTGGTTGTCGGTGCCGCCCGAGACGACGCGGTAGCCCTTCTCCTGAAATGCGGCAGCGAGCGCCTGCGCGTTCCTGATCACCTGCGCGGCGTACACCTTGAACTCGGGCTGCAACGCTTCCCCGAAGGCCACTGCCTTGGCCGCGATCACGTGTTCGAGGGGGCCGCCCTGATACCCCGGGAAGACGGCGCGGTCGATCTTCGCGCCGAGTTCGGGATCGTTGCTCAGGATGATGCCGCCACGCGGGCCCCTGAGGGTCTTGTGGGTGGTCGAGGCGACAACGTGCGCGTGCGGCAGCGCATTGGGATGCACCCCCGCCGCGATCAGGCCGGCGATGTGGGCGATGTCGGCAAAGAGGTAGGCCCCCACCTCGTCGGCGATCTCCCGGAACGGTGCAAAGTCGATGCTGCGGCTGTACGCGCTCGCCCCGGCGATGATCATCTTGGGCCGGTGCTCGTGGGCGAGGCGGCGCACCTCCGCCATATCGATGCGCTCGGTCTCGGGGTCGAGCTTGTAGCCGACGATCTGGTAGCGCAGGCCCGAGAAGTTCACCGGGTTGCCGTGCGTCAGGTGCCCGCCGTGCGAGAGGTCCATGCCCAGCACGACCGACCCCGGCTCGATCAGGGCGTTGTATACCGCGAGGTTGGCGCTCGACCCCGAGTGCGGCTGCACGTTGGCCCAAGCCGCGCCGAAGAGTTCCTTCACCCGGTCGATGGCGAGCTGCTCGACCTGATCGACCACCTCGCAGCCGCCGTACCAGCGCTTGCCGGGGTAGCCTTCGGCGTACTTGTTCGTGAGCACGCTGCCCTGGGCTTCGCGCACCGCCGCCGACGTGAAGTTCTCGGAGGCGATCAGTTCCAGGCCCGTGCGCTGCCGCTCGGCTTCCTGCGCGATCAGGTCGAACACCGCCGTGTCGCGGGCGGCAGCGGGCTTCTCGGCGGTTGTCATGGCGTCACGGTAACATCTGGTCCCCGCCGCCGCCTGTGGGGTGTCTGAACCACCGACCCCGGCTGTCTGCCCCTGCCAGACAGGCCGCTCGCGCCGGGGGGCGCCACCCGCATCTCCACCTGCCGCCGCACCGGATCAGCGCCCGCGCAGCGTGACCTGCACCGCGCTCATGAACTCGGCGCGGGTGCGGGGGTCGGAGCGGAACAACCCGCGCATCGCCGAGGTGGTGGTGCTCGAATTCTGCTTCTGCACGCCGCGCATCGCCATGCACAGGTGAATGCCCTCCATCAGCACGGCCACACCCTTGGGCGCGAGCAGTTCCTCCACCGCGTCGGCCACCTGGGTCGTGACGCGCTCCTGCACCTGCAAGCGCCGCGAGTAGAGGTCCACGATGCGGGCGAATTTGCTCAGCCCCAGGATCTTCTCGCGCGGGATGTAGGCGACGTGCGCGCGGCCATAGAAGGGCAGCATGTGGTGCTCGCACATGGAATAGAACTCGATGTCCTTGACGATCACCATCTCGCTGCCCTCGGCGGCGAACACGCCCTCGCCCACCACCTCGGCGAGCGTCTGATGGTAGCCGGCCGTCAGGTGCGCCCACGCCCTGGCGACGCGCTGCGGCGTCCGGGTCAGGCCCTCGCGGTCGGGGTCTTCACCGATGGCCGAGAGCCACGCGCGGGTCAGGTCGCCCAGGCCGGGAAGGCCCGGCGGGTCATCTCTGAGAGCGTCTTCGGGGGGCGTCACGGGCGAGGTCTCCAAAGCGAGCCGAGTGTAGAGCATGGAACCCGCCGGGGCCGTAAGCGCTGCGCCGAGCGCCGGCGCCTGGCTCCTACACCCGGAAGGCCAGCAGGCAGCTTCCCCGGCGCGGCTTGCCTGCCCCTCTCGCCCTTACCCCCAGTTCACGGCGCCGTAGGTCTTCTCGCGCTCGGGACCCGCCGAGAAGATCACGACCGGGCAGTTCACGGTCTCCTCGATCAGGTCGAGGTAGGCCTGGGCTTCTTTGGGAAGCGTCTCACGGCTGCTCGCGCCGTCGGTGCTCGCCCACCCCTTCATCTGCCGGTAGACCGGCTGGCCCCCGCTGCCATAGGCGACGCAGACTGGAACAGTCTCCATGCCGCTCAGGATGTCCATCTTGTTGATCACGAGGCCGTCGAGGCCGTTCACGTCCACCGCGTAGCGCAGCAGTTCGAGGTCGAGCCAGCCCACCCGGCGCGGGCGGCCGGTGGTGGTGCCGTACTCGTCCCAGGGCTGCGAGCCGTCGCCGCGCAGGCGCAGGATGCCGGCCTCATCGTGCAGCTCGGTGACGAAGGGGCCGTGACCGACGCGGGTGTTGAACGCCTTGGCGACGCCGTAGACCTTGTGGATCGCCTTGTGGTTCACGCCGGCGCCCACCAGGATGCCGCCCACCGTCGGGTGAGACGAGGTCACGAACGGGTAGGTGCCGTAGTTCAGGTCGAGCAAGGTGGCCTGTGCCCCCTCGAACAGCACGTTCTGGCCGGCCTTGATCGCCCCACGGAGCTCGGCCCCGGTGTCGGCGATGAAGGGCGCGAGCCCGTCGCGGATCGGCGCGAGGGCCTCCATCCCCTTCTCCACGCTCGTCCACCCCGCGTCGCGGGTGGAGTTGGGTTTGGCTTCGAGCAGACGCTCGACGCGCTCTCGCAGCACGCCCTCGTCGAGGAGGTCTCCAAACCGGATGCCCACCCGCCGCGCCCGATCGGCGTAGGCGGGGCCGATGCCCTTGCCGGTGGTCCCCACAAAGTCCTTGCGCCCGTCCACGTACTTGTGGTGCGGCAGCACGATATGCGCCCGGTCGCTGATTCTCAGCACCGGGTCGAGGCCGCCTTCCATCAGCTGGCGCCGCTCCTCGAGAAACTTCTCGGGGTCGATCACCATGCCGTCGCCGAGGACGCTGGTGGCCCCCGCGTGCAGGACGCCGCTCGGCAGCAGGTTGAGCTTGAAGGTCTTGCCCCCCGCGTTGACCGTGTGGCCCGCGTTGGCCCCGCCCTGATAGCGCACCACGTACTGGGCTTCCGGCGCCAGAAAATCGACGATCTTCCCCTTCCCCTCATCGCCCCACTGGGCACCGACAATTGCTATTCCGGGCATGGCAGCCTCCAGCCACGCGCGCAGACTGGCCCTCCCCTGCCCCCACCTGAACCCGCGCGGGCGGCAAAAAAAAGCACGGCGCATGGCACCGTACTTCAGTTTAGGGCATGGAGCAGGAGGAGGGGCGCGGTCTCCCTCCTCAGATCAGAACCCTTCGAGCATCAGCCGGTCGGGGTTTTCGAGCAGCCGGATCACTTCCTTGCAGAAGCGCGCGGCCTCGGCGCCGTCCACCAGGCGGTGATCGAAGGAGAGCGAGAGGTACATCATGTGCGCTACGACGATGTTGTCGTGCTCGTCCACGATGGGCCGTTTCTGGATCGAGTGCACACCCAGAATCGCGGCGTCGGGCACGTTGATGATCGGGAAGGAAAACAGCGCCCCGATCGAGCCGATGTTGGTGACCGAGAAGCAGCTGCCCGCGAGTTCGTCGGCCTGGAGCTTGCCGGCGTTGGCGCGGCCCGCGAGGTCCACCACGTCGCGCGCGAGGTCGAAGACGCTCTTGCGGTCCACGTCCTTGATCACGGGGACGGTCAGGCCGGCCTCGGTGGCGACGGCCATCCCGAGGTGGTAGTAGCGCTTCTGGACGATCTCGCCGCTCGCCTCGTCGAAGGAGGTATTCAGGCTGGGGTACTTCTTCAGCGCCACCGTGATCGCCTTGAAGATGAACGGCAGGTACGAGAGCTTCACGCCCGCCGCGCTCGCCTCGCCCCTGACGCGCTCGCGGAACTCGACGAGTTTGGTCAGGTTCACCTCATCCACCGTCAGGGTACGGACGGTGTAGAGGTGCGAGGCCTGCATCTGGTTCGAGATCGCCCGGCGCATCCCGCGCAGGGGAACGCGCTCTTCGAGGTGCTCGTAGCCCTTGGGCGTGCGGTAGGGCACGGGAGCGGGCAGGTGGACCGAGGGCGCCGCGAGCGCTCCGGCGGGCTTGGCCGGGGCCGCCGGGGCCGGGGAAACCGCAGGCGCCTGCACCTGAGCCGGGATCTGGGCGACAGGAGCCTGAGTCACAGGCGTCTGGGCCGCGTCACGGTGAGCGAGCACGTCCTGCACGCGGATGCGGCCATTGGGCCCGCTCCCCGACACCGTGCCCAGGTCGATCCCGAGTTCGCGGGCGAGCTGCCGGGCCGCTGGCACGGCGAGCACGCGGCCTGTGCCGGGAGCCGGCTCCGGCTCCGGCGCCGCGCTGGGCACTGGAGCCGCCGCGCCACGCTGACTGAGGCCCTGCACCTTCACCTGCTCGTCAGAGGCGAAGGCCTTGAACAGGCTCGACGAGTCGTCGTCTGCCTTGGCGATGTGGCCAGCCTCCACGATGCTGCCGCCCACCTGCTCGCGTTCCTCCTGCGCCTGGGCCGGAAGCTGGGCGTCCACCGTCGCCGGGTTCTCGGCGCTGTCCTGAATCGCCTGGGTGGCGCTGGGGGCCGTACCCGCAGACGCCGTGCCCGCCGCGCCGCCGCCCTCGTCGATCAAAGCGATCACGGCGTGAACGGCCACCACGTCGCCCTCGTTGGCGAGGCGCTTGTGCAGGACGCCGGCGACGGGACTCGGCAGCTCGACCGTCACCTTGTCGGTCATGACCTCGCACAGCGGTTGTTCGGCGGCGATGGTGTCGCCCTCATTCACCAGCCACTTGAGGATTTCACCCTCGACGACGCTCTCAGCAAGTTCAGGAAGCAGGATTTCTTTCATGGATACCTCGGTTGGG includes these proteins:
- the glyA gene encoding serine hydroxymethyltransferase codes for the protein MTTAEKPAAARDTAVFDLIAQEAERQRTGLELIASENFTSAAVREAQGSVLTNKYAEGYPGKRWYGGCEVVDQVEQLAIDRVKELFGAAWANVQPHSGSSANLAVYNALIEPGSVVLGMDLSHGGHLTHGNPVNFSGLRYQIVGYKLDPETERIDMAEVRRLAHEHRPKMIIAGASAYSRSIDFAPFREIADEVGAYLFADIAHIAGLIAAGVHPNALPHAHVVASTTHKTLRGPRGGIILSNDPELGAKIDRAVFPGYQGGPLEHVIAAKAVAFGEALQPEFKVYAAQVIRNAQALAAAFQEKGYRVVSGGTDNHLFVLDLRPQGLNGTKATRRLDANHITISKSTLPYDTEKILHGGGIRIGTPAVTTRGMTEAHMPVIADLIDRALKGEAVKAEVHAFVSEFPLP
- the folE gene encoding GTP cyclohydrolase I FolE, whose product is MLYTRLALETSPVTPPEDALRDDPPGLPGLGDLTRAWLSAIGEDPDREGLTRTPQRVARAWAHLTAGYHQTLAEVVGEGVFAAEGSEMVIVKDIEFYSMCEHHMLPFYGRAHVAYIPREKILGLSKFARIVDLYSRRLQVQERVTTQVADAVEELLAPKGVAVLMEGIHLCMAMRGVQKQNSSTTTSAMRGLFRSDPRTRAEFMSAVQVTLRGR
- a CDS encoding adenylosuccinate synthase, translating into MPGIAIVGAQWGDEGKGKIVDFLAPEAQYVVRYQGGANAGHTVNAGGKTFKLNLLPSGVLHAGATSVLGDGMVIDPEKFLEERRQLMEGGLDPVLRISDRAHIVLPHHKYVDGRKDFVGTTGKGIGPAYADRARRVGIRFGDLLDEGVLRERVERLLEAKPNSTRDAGWTSVEKGMEALAPIRDGLAPFIADTGAELRGAIKAGQNVLFEGAQATLLDLNYGTYPFVTSSHPTVGGILVGAGVNHKAIHKVYGVAKAFNTRVGHGPFVTELHDEAGILRLRGDGSQPWDEYGTTTGRPRRVGWLDLELLRYAVDVNGLDGLVINKMDILSGMETVPVCVAYGSGGQPVYRQMKGWASTDGASSRETLPKEAQAYLDLIEETVNCPVVIFSAGPEREKTYGAVNWG
- a CDS encoding dihydrolipoamide acetyltransferase family protein, with amino-acid sequence MKEILLPELAESVVEGEILKWLVNEGDTIAAEQPLCEVMTDKVTVELPSPVAGVLHKRLANEGDVVAVHAVIALIDEGGGAAGTASAGTAPSATQAIQDSAENPATVDAQLPAQAQEEREQVGGSIVEAGHIAKADDDSSSLFKAFASDEQVKVQGLSQRGAAAPVPSAAPEPEPAPGTGRVLAVPAARQLARELGIDLGTVSGSGPNGRIRVQDVLAHRDAAQTPVTQAPVAQIPAQVQAPAVSPAPAAPAKPAGALAAPSVHLPAPVPYRTPKGYEHLEERVPLRGMRRAISNQMQASHLYTVRTLTVDEVNLTKLVEFRERVRGEASAAGVKLSYLPFIFKAITVALKKYPSLNTSFDEASGEIVQKRYYHLGMAVATEAGLTVPVIKDVDRKSVFDLARDVVDLAGRANAGKLQADELAGSCFSVTNIGSIGALFSFPIINVPDAAILGVHSIQKRPIVDEHDNIVVAHMMYLSLSFDHRLVDGAEAARFCKEVIRLLENPDRLMLEGF